One Misgurnus anguillicaudatus chromosome 20, ASM2758022v2, whole genome shotgun sequence DNA segment encodes these proteins:
- the prrc2a gene encoding protein PRRC2A isoform X1, producing the protein MSERSGQTAKGKDGKSKYASLNLFDTYKGKSLEAQKPVVAPRHGLQSLGKVASARRMPPPANLPSLKAENKGNDPNVTLVPKDGTGWASKQEPADPKSTDVLSEAQPELQQPVVSQTSAPSAPRTPPAQEAPPPALAAGPKSWAQASVTHGVQGDGGKGSNQPSPFSREEFPTLQAAGDQDKAGKEQATADQWYGPGPSLRPQNVTSWRDGGGRALAPTLAGEGVAEGGAGGTMMMEGTGGGPPILQQNASSLGQPRTAPTSNPALPLPQPPIGPQFQAYRGIMPPFMYPPYLPFPPPYGPQGPYRYPPPNEAPRFSRSQGGVGPDGRPPVGPRGEVVKRPSILKQDDLKELDELDHDGDEGWAGAQEEIDYSAKLKFSDDEGEDDGEEERTENKNGAHESRELQRSKDGPALVSRSRASDSGGDSRHTPPSSADDGSVPPSSKPAWAEEGESSWGSQTNTGSYQGRRPGLGGPREPPSPPPGPHLGQGPYSYYRQDRPSNQPAISGPTLAPQKPSSAQAQQQTGTVPGGQTPPPSSALHPQQQGEDEDETWRQRRKQSSSEISAAVERARRRREEEERRMQEERRAACAEKLKRLDEKQQQHQIIKPNSPCDVPANSPSPSLSAPASSPNVSQPSSPCVDPEEPPLLSTQTGGATLGFNIHNRQRAGSNSSHDSITESQQTLQPQATQHQQTPDIPVPGDGKEEPVVVGPHIRNSRGADDSLKVESVGGTGRQGSGPPGQGFSKYQKSLPPRFQRQQQEQLLKQQQQWQQQHNQVAQNQLQPQNQQGPSPGITPQPGPKQPTLYPPGSMGRPPPLPMNFDPRWMMMSYMAPGLMQGRPPNMDYYPPTMHPSGMMSRERSDSGGSGSDPFDRQQHGPPHPHRGTPPMDPKLAWGPDVFPGGTEGRGLSSPLRQKAVEEEDVCKGQRSDTPPVRLREGGTTPIQPSSVAPSSPSGSSNQTPPPLGIQVGSQSASHHTHHQPFMGGRGGYGNYPDNGSRMGSHLQQRASSGGTLHGFGHQEGGQQSQIWGTPHPHYDRNGRTDHSALENNSHLQHHGPPAHPSHFSSHHHKQENGREREKAGEAKKSDPSPPLHPLSSSCSSSSSSSSAREDASGKQSQHNQTPPQYEHDTGSAHAPARKQDKMGNMHSQPPQQHHHPKTNSRSREHKTETQWGPRPGSSNVTGGTNHNRKTGSGMSGNIDEPTIQVAESKSSTQSGDGFTVKRAGPIKRPVLKDMKREGGEEAGEKTTGGSGKEKEQDVSQITTKQESGAQASSVPSGKDDAVGSNKPRTGGKERGNTGGTGKGSKNGENSAQSSGYSASQSKKDRERSSERGSTTYHASSSRGGRSSRGRGEFYGRGRGYRGAYNGNAGGGISRGKAGGRNSRDYRSVANSGYHHGTQEFKREASSGSGRHGHGGSQPNPGRARNRSETRSEGSEYEEVPKRRRQRGSETGSESAGSDLPHSDKEDRKSNTKTGTGVENPATGTSSSVPTRNSQTRVFTPRGVPSRRGRGGGGAGGGMHRSGGGSGASGAHRSGPGSSSSHGWSAKSASVRKQQTSSQPSPPKDSGRGANGEKKKAPDLNQFQSQTVNPSAPNPTVPTTVQQVSTENGNVGAPSNVPLNSTGSVAQTHAGRMEEDGRGFPNRGFERPPRRRRHGRSQHQQDKPPRFRRLKQERENAARINGGSGIIEVNAGHQQPAAPLQNSLQETNSAPSAPATAVANANHSVSASSNNNNNSGHTGGGNQHFNSHHHNHHHHYQGNSQSHPQHHHNHNPAGGAKSPDVSNQNSDQANEEWETASESSDFTEREGGGGKSYSSHHHHHHHHHPSGRGGGGGGGEREMTAKELATNKRSFSSQRPGMERQNRRVNTGGGGGRGPRGPPSGGGAMGGPGNAGANRGERRGNWPSPKNRK; encoded by the exons ATGTCAGAGCGCTCTGGGCAAACGGCAAAGGGGAAGGATGGCAAATCCAAGTATGCGTCTCTCAACCTGTTTGATACCTACAAAGGAAAGAGCCTTGAAGCACAGAAGCCTGTTG TTGCCCCTCGTCATGGCTTACAGTCTCTTGGTAAAGTTGCCTCTGCACGGCGCATGCCCCCCCCTGCCAACTTGCCTAGTTTGAAGGCGGAGAACAAAGGCAACGACCCCAACGTCACGCTCGTTCCCAAAGACGGCACAGGATGGGCAAGCAAGCAGGAACCAGCAGACCCAAAG AGTACCGATGTATTGTCAGAAGCGCAGCCGGAATTGCAGCAGCCTGTGGTCTCACAGACATCTGCACCGAGCGCGCCGAGAACACCCCCAGCTCAAGAG GCCCCACCTCCAGCTCTAGCCGCAGGGCCAAAGTCCTGGGCTCAGGCCAGTGTTACACATGGAGTACAAGGAGATG GTGGAAAGGGATCAAACCAACCATCGCCATTCTCTCGCGAGGAATTTCCCACCCTGCAGGCGGCTGGAGACCAGGACAAAGCTGGCAAAGAACAGGCCACTGCAGATCAGTGGTATGGGCCCGGACCAAGCCTCCGCCCCCAGA ACGTAACAAGTTGGCGGGATGGTGGGGGCCGGGCGTTGGCACCCACCCTGGCTGGGGAGGGAGTTGCAGAGGGTGGTGCTGGGGGAACCATGATGATGGAGGGTACTGGTGGGGGCCCTCCCATCCTTCAGCAGAATGCGTCCTCCCTTGGGCAGCCTAGGACCGCCCCAACCAGCAACCCCGCACTTCCCCTTCCTCAGCCACCCATTGGCCCTCAATTTCAGGCTTACAGAGGGATCATGCCTCCATTC ATGTATCCACCCTACTTGCCCTTCCCACCCCCTTATGGTCCACAGGGACCTTATAGGTACCCACCCCCAAATGAGGCCCCCAG GTTTTCTCGGTCACAGGGTGGAGTAGGACCAGATGGACGACCCCCTGTAGGACCTCGGGGTGAGGTGGTAAAACGCCCCTCCATCCTTAAGCAGGATGACCTGAAGGAGCTGGATGAGCTGGATCATGATGGAGATGAGGGCTGGGCTG GGGCACAGGAGGAAATTGATTACTCCGCCAAGTTGAAGTTCAGTGATGATGAAGGAGAGGATGATGGGGAAGAGGAAAGGACTGAAAACAAGAATGGAGCCCA TGAGTCAAGGGAGCTGCAGAGATCCAAAGATGGACCTGCACTTGTTTCACGTTCTCGTGCATCTGATAGTGGAGGGGATTCGCGCCACACCCCTCCTTCCAGTGCTGATGACGGCTCTGTGCCCCCCTCCAGCAAGCCAGCCTGGGCCGAGGAGGGAGAAAGTAGCTGGGGCAGTCAAACAAACACGGGATCATATCAG GGGCGTAGGCCTGGACTGGGTGGTCCAAGGGAGCCACCCTCCCCCCCACCAGGGCCACATCTTGGACAAGGGCCCTACTCCTACTACCGCCAG GATCGGCCTTCGAATCAGCCTGCGATCTCCGGCCCCACCCTGGCCCCACAGAAGCCCAGCAGTGCCCAAGCACAGCAGCAGACGGGGACTGTGCCCGGTGGGCAGACTCCTCCTCCATCCAGTGCCTTGCACCCCCAGCAACAGGGCGAGGATGAGGACGAGACTTGGCGACAGCGAAGGAAGCAGTCATCGTCAGAGATTTCTGCAGCAGTAGAGCGTGCTCGACGGCGCCGTGAAGAGGAGGAGAGGAGGATGCAGGAGGAGCGACGTGCTGCCTGTGCAGAAAAGCTGAAGAGACTTGATGAAAAACAGCAGCAGCACCAGATCATAAAACCAAACTCTCCTTGTGATGTTCCTGCCAACAGTCCAAGTCCTTCCTTGTCTGCACCTGCCTCATCCCCAAATGTCAGTCAGCCATCGTCCCCCTGTGTGGACCCAGAAGAACCTCCCTTGTTATCCACTCAGACAGGTGGTGCAACATTAGGGTTTAACATACATAACAGACAGAGGGCTGGCAGCAACAGCAGCCATGATTCCATCACAG AGTCTCAACAGACTCTACAGCCTCAAGCCACCCAGCATCAGCAAACCCCTGATATCCCAGTGCCTGGGGATGGCAAAGAGGAACCTGTAGTGGTTGGACCACACATCCGCAACAGTAGAGGTGCTGATGATTCCTTGAAGGTGGAGAGTGTTGGTGGAACAGGGCGGCAGGGAAGTGGTCCACCTGGGCAAGGCTTTTCCAAGTACCAAAAATCACTTCCCCCTCGTTTTCAGAGGCAACAGCAG GAGCAACTTCTCAAGCAACAACAGCAGTGGCAACAGCAGCATAACCAGGTTGCCCAAAATCAGCTTCAGCCTCAGAATCAGCAAGGCCCCTCTCCTGGGATCACTCCACAACCTGGCCCCAAACAGCCAACCCTTTACCCCCCTGGCTCAATGGGACGTCCACCACCTTTGCCCATGAACTTTGATCCTCGCTGGATGATGATGTCTTACATGGCCCCTGGTTTGATGCAGGGACGTCCTCCAAACATGGATTACTACCCTCCCACCATGCATCCCTCTG GGATGATGAGTCGGGAACGTTCTGATTCAGGTGGCTCTGGCTCAGACCCCTTTGATAGGCAGCAGCATGGTCCCCCTCATCCTCATCGTGGTACACCCCCCATGGATCCTAAACTAGCATGGGGACCAGATGTTTTTCCAGGGGGCACTGAGGGCCGTGGTCTAAGCTCCCCATTGCGGCAAAAAGCTGTAGAAGAGGAGGATGTTTGCAAAGGTCAAAG aagCGACACTCCTCCGGTGCGTTTGCGAGAGGGAGGAACAACTCCTATTCAGCCGTCGAGTGTGGCTCCCAGCTCTCCATCTGGCTCATCCAACCAAACCCCACCCCCTCTGGGAATTCAGGTTGGGAGCCAGAGTGCTAGCCATCATACTCACCATCAGCCCTTCATGGGTGGACGAGGAGGTTATGGCAACTACCCTGACAATGGATCCAGAATGGGCTCCCACCTGCAGCAAAGGGCAAGCAGTGGAGGGACACTGCATGGTTTTGGCCATCAGGAGGGAGGTCAGCAGAGCCAGATCTGGGGGACTCCTCATCCCCATTATGACCGTAATGGCCGTACTGATCATTCAGCCTTAGAGAACAACTCGCATCTCCAACACCATGGTCCACCCGCTCACCCTTCACATTTCTCTTCTCATCATCATAAACAAGAGAATGGCAGGGAGAGAGAAAAGGCAGGGGAGGCAAAAAAGAGTGACCCTTCACCTCCACTCCATCCCCTCTCATCTTCCTGCTCATCTTCATCGTCATCTTCCTCAGCTAGAGAAGATGCCAGTGGAAAGCAATCCCAACATAATCAAACCCCACCCCAGTATGAGCACGACACTGGGTCTGCTCATGCTCCTGCAAGGAAACAGGACAAAATGGGAAATATGCACAGTCAGCCCCCGCAGCAGCACCACCACCCTAAAACCAACTCTCGCAGCCGTGAACACAAAACTGAGACTCAGTGGGGCCCAAGGCCTGGAAGTAGTAATGTGACTGGTGGCACAAACCATAACAGAAAGACAGGCTCTGGAATGAGTGGGAATATTGATGAACCCACAATTCAGGTGGCTGAGAGCAAATCCTCTACTCAGTCTGGAGATGGATTCACAGTAAAGCGTGCAGGTCCTATTAAGCGACCAGTGCTTAAAGATATGAAAAGAGAAGGTGGTGAAGAAGCAGGAGAAAAGACCACTGGAGGATCAGGTAAAGAGAAAGAACAAGATGTTAGCCAGATCACAACCAAACAAGAATCTGGAGCTCAGGCCTCCTCAGTACCCAGTGGAAAAGATGATGCAGTTGGATCAAACAAACCCAGAACTGGAGGAAAGGAGCGAGGTAACACCGGGGGTACAGGTAAAGGGTCAAAAAATGGAGAAAACTCTGCCCAAAGTTCTGGCTATTCAGCTTCTCAATCTAAAAAGGATAGAGAGCGATCTTCAGAGAGAGGAAGCACAACTTACCATGCATCCTCATCCAGAGGAGGCCGATCAAGTCGTGGTAGAGGAGAGTTCTATGGCCGAGGCAGAGGCTACAGGGGCGCTTACAATGGTAATGCAGGTGGTGGTATTAGCCGTGGCAAAGCAGGTGGCAGAAACAGCAGGGACTATAGGTCAGTTGCAAACAGTGGCTACCACCATGGAACTCAAGAATTCAAGCGGGAGGCATCCTCTGGCAGTGGTAGACATGGACACGGAGGTTCTCAGCCAAATCCAGGGCGTGCTAGAAACCGTAGTGAGACCCGAAGTGAAGGCTCTGAATATGAAGAGGTGCCAAAAAGGAGGCGTCAAAGGGGATCTGAAACAGGCAGTGAGAGTGCTGGTAGTGACCTTCCTCATTCTGACAAAGAAGACCGTAAGTCTAATACCAAGACTGGCACCGGAGTAGAAAACCCTGCCACAGGCACATCCTCTTCAGTCCCAACAAGAAACTCCCAAACTAGAGTCTTCACACCAAGGGGTGTGCCATCAAGACGTGGCAGAGGAGGAGGCGGGGCTGGAGGAGGTATGCATAGAAGTGGAGGTGGTTCTGGAGCATCTGGTGCACATAGGTCTGGACCTGGCTCTTCTTCTTCTCATGGCTGGTCTGCAAAGTCTGCCTCTGTGCGGAAACAACAGACATCTTCACAGCCATCCCCTCCTAAAGATTCAGGTCGTGGAGCGAATGGTGAAAAGAAGAAGGCTCCTGACCTGAATCAGTTTCAGAGTCAAACTGTAAATCCCTCGGCACCCAATCCCACTGTGCCTACAACCGTCCAACAGGTGTCCACTGAAAATGGAAACGTTGGGGCTCCAAGTAATGTCCCATTGAATTCCACTGGCTCTGTTGCCCAGACACATGCTGGAAGAATGGAAGAAGATGGAAGAGGTTTCCCCAACAGAGGATTTGAGCGCCCACCTCGTCGTAGGCGGCATGGACGATCCCAACATCAGCAGGACAAGCCTCCCCGATTCCGCAGGCTGAAGCAGGAGCGAGAGAATGCAGCCCGGATCAATGGAGGAAGTGGAATTATTGAAGTCAATGCGGGACATCAGCAGCCTGCTGCACCATTGCAAAATTCCCTGCAAGAAACAAATAGCGCTCCTAGTGCACCTGCCACAGCTGTTGCAAATGCAAACCACAGTGTCTCAGCGtcatctaataataataataatagcggTCACACTGGGGGTGgaaatcaacattttaataGTCACCACCACAACCACCACCATCACTACCAGGGCAACTCCCAGTCCCACCCTCAGCACCATCATAACCATAACCCTGCAGGGGGGGCTAAATCTCCAGATGTCTCTAACCAGAACTCTGACCAGGCAAATGAGGAATGGGAAACAGCCTCTGAAAGCAGTGATTTCACTGAAAGAGAGGGTGGAGGTGGTAAATCCTATTCCTCCCAccatcaccaccaccaccatcatCATCCGTCGGGAAGAGGTGGTGGAGGCGGAGGTGGCGAAAGAGAGATGACGGCTAAAGAATTGGCCACCAACAAGAGAAGCTTCTCTAGTCAGCGCCCTGGAATGGAGAGGCAGAACAGAAGAGTAAATACCGGTGGCGGTGGAGGAAGAGGTCCCAGGGGTCCACCCAGCGGCGGTGGGGCTATGGGTGGACCAGGCAATGCTGGGGCCAATCGTGGTGAGAGGCGTGGCAACTGGCCATCTCCTAAGAACAGgaagtga